A DNA window from Fragaria vesca subsp. vesca linkage group LG3, FraVesHawaii_1.0, whole genome shotgun sequence contains the following coding sequences:
- the LOC101293665 gene encoding potassium transporter 11-like, with amino-acid sequence MNLGGDISEENDTNKGSMWVLDQKLDQPMDEEAGRLRTMYRKKTFSSLLLLRFAFQSLGVVFGDLGTSPLYVFYNTFPRGISDPEDVVGALSLIIYSLTLIPLIKYIFVVCRANDSGQGGTFALYSLLCRHAKIKTIPNQHRTDEELTTYSRSTFHEQSYAAKTKKWLEGHASRKNALLVLVLVGTCMVIGDGILTPAISVLSAAGGIKVNSPKMNNDYVILVAVVILVGLFSMQHYGTDKVGWLFAPIVLLWFLLIGGIGIFNIWKYDSSVLRAFSPVYIYRYFKRNGKEGWTSLGGIMLSITGTEALFADLAHFPVSAVQIAFTTVVFPCLLLAYSGQAAFLVVHHDNDETVTQAFYRSIPEKIYWPVFVVATLAAIVASQATISATFSIIKQAHALGCFPRVKVVHTSKKFLGQIYIPDINWILMILCIAVTAGFKNQSQIGNAYGKYFIISSVMKLIFTIWTAVVVVMLVTTLLMTLIMILVWRCHWILVVIFTGLSLVVECTYFSAVLFKVDQGGWVPLVIAAAFLIIMYVWHYGSLKRYEFEMHSRVSMAWLLGLGPSLGLVRVPGVGLVYTELASGVPHIFSHFITNLPAIHSVVVFVCVKYLPVYTVPEEERFLVKRIGPKNFHMFRCVARYGYKDLHRKDDDFEKKLFDNLFMFVRLEAMMEGCSDSDEYSLYGQQTEKSRENLLNNNGNTSPSIGDFTMSTVDSIVPVRSPVNGNNTVTSQMSNQTEMDELEFMNNCRDAGVVHILGNTVVRARRDSRFYKKIAVDYIYAFLRKVCREHSVIFNVPHESLLNVGQIFYV; translated from the exons ATGAATTTAGGAGGGGATATTAGTGAAGAAAATGATACCAACAAAGGCAGTATGTGGGTTTTGGATCAGAAGCTTGACCAACCCATGGATGAGGAGGCTGGCAGGCTTAGAACTATGTACAGGAAAA AGACATTCTCCTCGCTATTGCTTCTTCGGTTTGCATTCCAAAGTCTTGGAGTGGTTTTTGGAGATTTAGGCACTTCCCCCTTGTATGTTTTCTACAATACATTTCCTCGTGGAATTTCAGATCCTGAGGATGTGGTTGGAGCTCTTTCATTGATTATATACTCTCTTACTCTTATCCCACTCATCAAGTACATATTTGTTGTTTGTCGGGCAAACGACAGCGGGCAAG GTGGAACATTTGCTCTTTATTCATTGCTCTGTCGGCATGCCAAAATAAAAACTATTCCCAATCAGCACCGGACCGATGAAGAGCTAACAACATATAGTCGTTCTACTTTTCATGAACAATCGTACGCTGCAAAAACAAAGAAGTGGTTGGAAGGGCATGCATCAAGGAAGAATGCACTTCTTGTTCTGGTCCTTGTTGGCACTTGTATGGTTATTGGAGATGGGATTCTCACTCCAGCTATATCAG TTCTATCAGCTGCTGGGGGGATCAAAGTAAACAGTCCTAAGATGAATAATG ATTATGTCATACTTGTAGCCGTTGTGATATTAGTAGGTTTGTTCAGCATGCAGCATTATGGGACAGATAAAGTTGGTTGGCTCTTTGCTCCAATTGTGTTGCTTTGGTTTCTCTTGATTGGAGGTATTGGCATATTCAACATCTGGAAATATGACAGTAGTGTTTTGAGAGCTTTTTCACCTGTGTATATATATCGATATTTTAAAAGGAATGGGAAAGAGGGTTGGACTTCCCTTGGAGGTATTATGCTTAGTATAACAG GGACAGAAGCACTCTTTGCCGACCTTGCCCATTTTCCAGTTTCAGCTGTACAGATTGCTTTTACCACAGTTGTGTTTCCTTGCCTTCTTTTAGCCTATTCTGGACAAGCTGCCTTTCTTGTAGTACATCATGATAACGATGAAACTGTGACTCAAGCATTTTATCGTTCTATTCCAG AGAAGATATATTGGCCAGTCTTCGTTGTTGCGACTCTAGCTGCCATAGTTGCAAGTCAAGCAACTATATCTGCAACTTTTTCAATAATTAAGCAGGCTCATGCTCTTGGCTGTTTTCCCAGGGTTAAAGTTGTACATACATCAAAGAAGTTCCTCGGCCAAATATATATTCCAGATATTAATTGGATCCTTATGATTCTTTGCATTGCTGTGACTGCTGGATTCAAAAATCAAAGCCAAATTGGAAATGCTTATGGTAAGTACTTCATCATCTCCTCTGTTATGAAACTTAT TTTCACTATTT GGACGGCGGTTGTGGTGGTCATGCTGGTAACCACTTTGCTTATGACTCTAATCATGATATTGGTGTGGCGCTGCCATTGGATTCTTGTCGTCATATTCACTGGTTTGTCCCTGGTTGTGGAGTGCACTTACTTTTCTGCTGTACTCTTCAAGGTTGATCAAGGGGGTTGGGTTCCTCTTGTGATTGCAGCTGCCTTTCTTATCATCATGTATGTATGGCATTATGGATCTTTGAAACGTTATGAGTTTGAAATGCACAGTAGGGTTTCAATGGCTTGGCTTCTTGGACTTGGCCCCAGTTTAGGATTGGTTCGGGTCCCTGGGGTTGGACTTGTGTATACCGAGCTTGCTAGCGGGGTGCCCCATATCTTTTCCCACTTCATCACCAACCTGCCTGCTATCCATTCTGTTGTTGTCTTTGTTTGTGTGAAGTATCTTCCTGTGTATACTGTCCCAGAAGAAGAAAGATTCCTTGTAAAACGAATTGGCCCCAAGAATTTCCACATGTTCCGGTGTGTTGCAAGATATGGTTACAAAGACCTCCACCGAAAAGATGATGACTTTGAGAAAAAACTGTTTGATAACCTTTTCATGTTTGTTCGACTGGAGGCCATGATGGAAGGGTGTTCAGACTCGGATGAGTACAGTTTATATGGCCAGCAAACTGAGAAGTCGAGAGAAAACCTATTAAACAATAATGGAAACACTTCCCCATCCATCGGGGACTTTACCATGTCGACAGTGGATTCCATTGTGCCTGTTAGATCTCCAGTGAATGGGAACAACACAGTCACTTCTCAGATGAGCAACCAGACTGAGATGGATGAGCTAGAATTTATGAACAATTGTAGAGACGCCGGGGTGGTGCATATACTTGGGAATACAGTAGTGAGAGCAAGGAGGGATTCCAGGTTCTACAAGAAGATAGCTGTTGATTACATATATGCATTTCTTAGAAAAGTATGCAGGGAGCACAGTGTGATCTTCAATGTCCCTCATGAGAGTCTTTTGAATGTTGGACAAATTTTCTACGTGTAA
- the LOC101293959 gene encoding putative potassium transporter 12-like, with amino-acid sequence MAAEEDPDKKGGVWVLDQQLDQPIDVEAKKVKETPINKKYSSTMLLQLAFQSLGVVYGDLGTSPLYVFDNAFPDGIVDKEDVVGALSVIIWSLTFVPLLKYVFIVCRANDNGQGGTFALYSLLCRHAKIKSVPNQDQTDEEVTTFSRNTFGEKSFAARTKRGLEGHAFLHNMLLILVLIGSCMVIGDGILTPAISVLSAVGGMNVHHKWISKEMVVLFAVIILVLLFMTQQYGTGKVWFFFAPIVLIWLLLIGGMGIFNILKYDRSILKAFSPVYVYRYFKRRGRLGWESLGGIMLSINGTETLFADLNHFPVLSIQIAFTVVVFPCLLLAYCGQAAYLMKNSNNVAFAFYQSVPDSIYWPVYVIAIAAAIVASQSTITATFSLIKQALALGCFPRVKVIYTSRHRHQIYIPDVNWILMILCISVTAGFHQQTQIGNAAGTAVVIVMLVTTFLMILVMILVWRVHWMLVLIFTSLSLLVEGPYLSAVLLKVDQGGWAPLVIATAFFVVMYVWNYGTVRRYDIEMHSKVSMAWIIGLGPSLGLVRVPGIVLVYSELASGVPRIFSHFITNLPAIHSVVVFVCVKYLPVCTVPEEERFFVKRIGPNNFHMFRCIVRYGYKDDHRKDDDFEEKLFDSLFMFLRLESLMEASSDDVSTILEQQDSETGDIPFDNNMSIPFSNSEHTITSVETIAQEDLSLNVSRALTMSHRASSNFEAEMSEIEYLHNCRDAGVVHMMGNTVVRARRDSNFVKHIVIDYLYSFLRKICRGNSVLFFVPQESLLNVGQILYV; translated from the exons ATGGCTGCAGAGGAGGACCCTGATAAAAAAGGTGGCGTCTGGGTTTTGGACCAGCAACTTGATCAACCTATTGATGTGGAGGCCAAGAAGGTCAAAGAAACTCCCATAAATAAG AAGTATTCATCAACAATGCTTTTGCAACTTGCATTTCAAAGCCTTGGTGTGGTCTATGGAGACTTGGGTACATCTCCCTTGTATGTTTTCGACAACGCGTTTCCTGATGGGATTGTTGACAAAGAGGATGTGGTTGGAGCTTTATCTGTGATTATATGGTCTCTCACTTTTGTTCCACTTCTGAAGTATGTCTTTATTGTCTGTAGAGCAAATGACAATGGTCAAG GTGGAACATTTGCTCTTTATTCATTGCTTTGTCGACATGCAAAAATAAAGAGTGTTCCCAACCAAGACCAAACTGATGAGGAAGTAACAACATTTAGTCGTAATACATTTGGTGAGAAATCATTCGCAGCAAGAACCAAGAGAGGGTTGGAGGGACATGCATTCTTGCACAATATGCTTCTTATCCTTGTGCTGATCGGCTCTTGCATGGTCATTGGGGATGGGATTCTGACTCCAGCTATATCAG TCCTTTCAGCTGTCGGTGGGATGAATGTACATCACAAGTGGATTAGTAAGG AAATGGTTGTGCTCTTTGCTGTTATCATACTGGTACTTTTGTTTATGACGCAACAATATGGCACAGGCAAAGTTTGGTTTTTCTTTGCACCAATAGTACTTATTTGGCTTCTTTTAATTGGAGGAATGGGCATCTTCAACATTTTGAAGTATGATAGAAGCATTTTAAAAGCCTTTTCACCAGTGTATGTGTATCGATATTTTAAGAGGAGAGGTCGACTTGGGTGGGAGTCTCTCGGAGGGATTATGCTTAGTATAAATG GAACAGAAACACTTTTTGCTGACCTAAACCATTTCCCAGTCCTGTCCATACAGATTGCTTTCACGGTAGTTGTATTTCCTTGTCTTCTTTTAGCTTACTGTGGTCAAGCTGCGTACCTCATGAAAAATTCCAACAACGTGGCTTTTGCTTTTTATCAGTCTGTTCCAG ACAGCATATATTGGCCTGTGTATGTCATTGCAATTGCAGCTGCTATAGTGGCAAGTCAGTCCACTATAACAGCAACTTTTTCATTAATCAAGCAGGCCCTTGCCCTTGGTTGCTTCCCAAGAGTCAAAGTTATATATACTTCAAGGCACCGCCACCAAATATATATTCCAGATGTTAACTGGATTCTTATGATTCTCTGCATTTCTGTGACAGCTGGATTTCACCAACAAACCCAGATCGGAAATGCTGCTG GGACGGCCGTTGTTATAGTCATGTTGGTCACCACTTTTCTTATGATTTTGGTGATGATATTAGTGTGGCGCGTACATTGGATGCTTGTCCTCATCTTCACCAGCTTATCATTACTGGTGGAAGGCCCTTACCTATCTGCCGTACTCCTTAAGGTCGATCAAGGTGGTTGGGCTCCTCTTGTGATTGCAACAGCTTTCTTTGTCGTAATGTACGTTTGGAACTATGGTACTGTAAGACGCTATGACATTGAAATGCATAGTAAGGTGTCAATGGCTTGGATTATTGGACTTGGTCCGAGTTTAGGATTGGTTCGGGTGCCTGGCATAGTACTTGTGTATTCTGAGCTAGCTAGCGGAGTCCCTCGCATCTTCTCCCACTTTATAACCAACCTGCCTGCCATCCATTCAGTTGTGGTATTTGTCTGCGTGAAGTACCTCCCTGTCTGCACAGTCCCTGAGGAAGAGAGGTTCTTTGTAAAGCGAATTGGACCAAATAATTTCCACATGTTCCGTTGTATTGTGAGATATGGCTACAAAGATGACCACAGGAAAGATGATGATTTTGAGGAGAAGCTCTTTGACAGCCTCTTCATGTTTCTCCGGCTTGAGTCCCTAATGGAAGCCTCTTCTGATGATGTGTCTACTATACTTGAACAGCAAGATTCTGAAACAGGAGATATCCCGTTTGACAACAACATGAGTATACCTTTCTCCAATTCAGAACATACAATCACATCCGTGGAGACAATAGCGCAGGAGGATTTGTCGTTGAATGTGAGTCGCGCACTAACAATGTCACACCGGGCAAGTAGCAATTTTGAGGCTGAGATGAGTGAGATAGAATACTTGCACAACTGTAGAGATGCAGGGGTAGTACACATGATGGGAAACACCGTAGTAAGAGCTAGGAGAGATTCTAATTTTGTGAAGCATATAGTTATAGATTATCTATATTCCTTTCTTAGGAAGATATGCAGGGGAAACAGTGTATTGTTCTTCGTTCCTCAAGAGAGCCTCTTGAATGTTGGACAGATACTCTATGTATAA